The Streptomyces sp. NBC_00344 genome includes a window with the following:
- a CDS encoding HAMP domain-containing sensor histidine kinase encodes MSRTFLHGLRWTSLRLRLVVVFALVALTAAVSASGIAYWLNREAVLTRTQDSALKDFRQEMQNRAASLPLQPSQSELQTTASQIAGSSNPGYSVLLVGERAKGKPVVGYSNLDGFTLSDVPKRLQDAVGKQQKVSTGNPFAYHLFWQRITLHGKPYLVGGSRIIGGGPTGYMLTSLAQEREDLNSLAWSLAIATALALIGSALLAQASATTVLKPVQRLGDAARRLGEGKLDTRLRVSGTDELAELSRTFNRTAEALEQKVSDMSAREEASRRFVADMSHELRTPLTAITAVSEVLEEEADSLDPMIAPAVQLVVSETRRLNTLVENLMEVTRFDAGTARLVLDHVDIADQITACIDARAWLDAVELDADRGILVSLDPRRLDVILANLIGNALKHGGSPVRVAVRIEGDELVIEVQDHGPGIPEDVLPHVFDRFYKASASRPRSEGSGLGLSIAMENAHIHGGDITAANAPDGGAVFVLRLPRHPADPAGDEQEGDSA; translated from the coding sequence GTGAGTCGTACGTTCCTCCACGGACTGCGCTGGACCAGCCTGCGGCTGCGGCTTGTCGTCGTCTTCGCCCTGGTGGCGCTCACCGCGGCCGTCTCCGCCTCCGGTATCGCCTACTGGCTCAACCGCGAGGCGGTGCTGACCCGCACCCAGGACTCCGCACTCAAGGACTTCCGGCAGGAGATGCAGAACCGGGCCGCCTCACTGCCCCTGCAGCCGTCGCAGAGCGAACTGCAGACCACCGCTTCGCAGATAGCGGGCAGCAGCAACCCGGGCTACAGCGTGCTGCTGGTCGGTGAGCGGGCGAAGGGCAAGCCGGTCGTCGGCTATTCCAACCTGGACGGCTTCACCCTCTCCGATGTGCCGAAGCGGCTGCAGGACGCGGTGGGCAAGCAGCAGAAGGTGAGCACGGGCAATCCCTTCGCGTACCACCTGTTCTGGCAGCGCATCACCCTGCACGGCAAGCCCTATCTGGTCGGCGGCAGCAGGATCATCGGGGGCGGCCCCACCGGCTACATGCTGACCTCGCTCGCCCAGGAGCGGGAGGATCTCAACTCGCTGGCCTGGTCGCTGGCGATCGCCACCGCGCTGGCGCTGATCGGCTCCGCGCTGCTCGCCCAGGCGTCGGCGACCACCGTCCTCAAACCCGTGCAGCGGCTCGGCGACGCTGCCAGGCGGCTCGGCGAGGGCAAACTCGACACCCGGCTCAGGGTCTCCGGCACCGACGAACTCGCCGAACTGTCGAGGACGTTCAACAGAACCGCGGAGGCGCTGGAGCAGAAGGTCAGCGACATGAGCGCCAGGGAGGAGGCCAGCCGCCGCTTCGTCGCCGACATGTCGCACGAGCTGCGGACGCCGCTGACCGCGATCACCGCGGTGTCGGAAGTCCTGGAGGAGGAGGCCGACAGCCTCGATCCGATGATCGCGCCCGCCGTGCAGCTGGTGGTGAGCGAGACCCGCAGACTCAACACCCTGGTGGAGAACCTGATGGAGGTCACCCGCTTCGACGCGGGCACCGCCAGGCTGGTCCTCGACCATGTGGACATCGCCGACCAGATCACCGCCTGCATCGACGCCCGTGCCTGGCTGGACGCGGTGGAGCTCGACGCGGACCGCGGCATCCTGGTGAGCCTCGACCCGCGCCGCCTCGATGTCATCCTGGCCAATCTGATCGGGAACGCCCTGAAGCACGGCGGATCGCCGGTCCGGGTCGCCGTACGCATCGAGGGCGACGAGCTGGTCATCGAGGTCCAGGACCACGGCCCCGGCATCCCCGAGGACGTGCTCCCCCATGTCTTCGACCGTTTCTACAAGGCGAGTGCGTCCCGACCGCGCTCCGAGGGCAGCGGCCTCGGTCTCTCCATCGCGATGGAGAACGCGCACATCCACGGCGGGGACATCACGGCGGCCAACGCGCCGGACGGCGGCGCGGTGTTCGTCCTGCGGCTGCCGCGCCACCCCGCGGACCCCGCGGGGGACGAACAGGAAGGCGACAGCGCATGA
- a CDS encoding aldehyde dehydrogenase family protein: MASVFEYAPAPESRAVVDVAPSYGLFIDGEFTEAADGKVFKTVSPSSEEVLSEVARAGAADVDRAVQAARGAFGSWSALPGSERAKYLFRIARIVQERSRELAVLETLDNGKPIRETRDADLPLVAAHFFYYAGWADKLDHAGYGANPRPLGVAGQVIPWNFPLLMLAWKIAPALATGNTVVLKPAETTPLSALFFADICRQAGLPKGVVNILPGYGDAGQALVEHPDVNKVAFTGSTAVGKAIARSVAGTDKKVTLELGGKGANIVFDDAPIDQAVEGIVTGIFFNQGQVCCAGSRLLVQESVQDELLDSLKRRLSTLRLGDPLDKNTDIGAINSAEQLARITALADTGEAEGAERWSPACELPSAGYWFAPTLFTGVTQAHTVARDEIFGPVLSVLSFRTPDEAVAKANNSQYGLSAGIWTEKGSRILAVASKLRAGVVWANTFNKFDPTSPFGGYKESGYGREGGRHGLEAYLDV, encoded by the coding sequence ATGGCATCCGTATTCGAATACGCCCCCGCGCCGGAGTCCCGCGCGGTCGTCGACGTCGCCCCGTCCTACGGGCTCTTCATCGACGGCGAGTTCACCGAAGCGGCGGACGGCAAGGTCTTCAAGACCGTCAGTCCCTCCAGTGAGGAAGTGCTCTCGGAGGTCGCCCGGGCGGGCGCAGCCGATGTGGACCGTGCGGTGCAGGCGGCCCGCGGGGCATTCGGTTCGTGGTCGGCGCTGCCCGGCTCGGAGCGCGCCAAGTACCTCTTCCGTATCGCCAGGATCGTCCAGGAGCGATCGCGCGAGCTGGCCGTCCTGGAAACTCTCGACAACGGCAAGCCCATCAGGGAGACCCGCGACGCGGACCTCCCGCTGGTCGCCGCGCACTTCTTCTACTACGCGGGCTGGGCCGACAAGCTGGACCACGCGGGGTACGGTGCGAACCCGCGCCCGCTCGGTGTCGCCGGTCAGGTCATCCCGTGGAACTTCCCGCTGCTGATGCTCGCGTGGAAGATCGCACCGGCGCTCGCCACCGGTAACACCGTGGTCCTGAAGCCCGCCGAGACCACCCCGCTCAGCGCGCTGTTCTTCGCCGACATCTGCCGTCAGGCCGGTCTGCCGAAGGGCGTCGTCAACATCCTTCCCGGTTACGGGGACGCGGGCCAGGCGCTTGTTGAGCACCCGGACGTCAACAAGGTCGCCTTCACCGGTTCGACCGCCGTGGGCAAGGCCATCGCCCGCTCGGTGGCCGGTACGGACAAGAAGGTCACTCTGGAGCTCGGCGGCAAGGGCGCCAACATCGTCTTCGACGACGCCCCCATCGACCAGGCCGTCGAGGGCATCGTCACCGGCATCTTCTTCAACCAGGGGCAGGTCTGCTGCGCGGGTTCGCGCCTGCTCGTACAGGAGTCGGTCCAGGACGAGCTTCTGGACTCGCTGAAGCGGCGCCTCTCCACGCTCCGCCTCGGCGACCCGCTGGACAAGAACACCGACATCGGCGCCATCAACTCCGCCGAGCAGCTGGCCCGGATCACCGCGCTCGCCGACACCGGTGAGGCCGAGGGCGCCGAGCGCTGGTCGCCCGCGTGTGAACTCCCCTCCGCCGGATACTGGTTCGCACCGACGCTGTTCACCGGCGTCACCCAGGCACACACCGTGGCCCGCGACGAGATCTTCGGCCCGGTGCTCTCGGTGCTGTCCTTCCGCACACCGGACGAGGCCGTCGCCAAGGCGAACAACAGCCAGTACGGCCTCTCGGCCGGCATCTGGACGGAGAAGGGCTCGCGGATCCTCGCGGTCGCGAGCAAGCTCCGGGCCGGTGTGGTGTGGGCCAATACATTCAACAAGTTCGACCCGACCTCGCCCTTCGGCGGCTACAAGGAGTCGGGATACGGACGTGAAGGCGGCCGCCACGGCCTGGAGGCGTACCTCGATGTCTGA
- a CDS encoding uridine kinase family protein produces the protein MSSSQPIQTRVVLLTGPSGSGKSSLAARSGLPVLRLDDFYKEADDPTLPQVSGSADIDWDSPESWDADAAVTAIGELCRTGRTTVPVYDIATSARVGAETLGIGRPAVFIAEGIFAADIVRRCADLGLLADALCLRGRPSTTFRRRLLRDLREGRKSVPFLLRRGWRLMRAERGIVARQSGLGAYACDKPEALSRLAAAAGSRAAARQPLAGRALSE, from the coding sequence GTGAGTTCATCCCAGCCCATACAGACCCGCGTTGTCCTCCTCACGGGACCCTCCGGTTCCGGAAAGTCGTCCCTCGCCGCGCGCTCGGGCCTTCCTGTGCTGCGCCTGGACGACTTCTACAAGGAGGCTGACGACCCCACGCTGCCGCAGGTCTCCGGCAGTGCCGACATCGACTGGGACTCGCCGGAGTCCTGGGACGCGGACGCCGCGGTCACGGCGATCGGGGAGCTGTGCCGTACGGGGCGCACCACGGTCCCGGTGTACGACATCGCGACCAGCGCCCGGGTCGGTGCGGAGACGCTCGGCATCGGCCGGCCCGCGGTGTTCATCGCCGAGGGGATCTTCGCCGCGGACATAGTGCGGCGCTGCGCGGATCTCGGCCTGCTGGCGGACGCCCTGTGCCTGCGCGGGCGGCCGTCGACCACCTTCCGGCGCCGGCTGCTGCGGGATCTGCGTGAGGGGCGTAAGTCGGTGCCGTTCCTGCTGCGGCGCGGATGGCGGCTGATGCGGGCCGAACGGGGGATCGTGGCCCGTCAGTCCGGACTCGGGGCGTACGCCTGTGACAAACCGGAAGCCCTCTCCCGGCTCGCGGCTGCCGCCGGGTCCCGCGCCGCGGCCCGGCAACCCCTTGCCGGCCGGGCCCTCAGCGAGTAG
- a CDS encoding SigE family RNA polymerase sigma factor, translating to MNTLHSNNSSAVVTRLHDVVAARNTEKSGAEGSTSPIGRGCTRGAGRQRTAYMTVVDAPKPAVAYREGTGERQSLSEAEFTAYVQERRASLYATAYHLTGDRFEAEDLLQSALFSTYRAWDRISDKAAVGGYLRRTMTNLHISAWRRRKLNEYPTEQLPETAGDTDAMRGTELRAVLWQALARLPEPQRTMLVLRYYEGRTDPEIAEILDISVGTVKSSIWRSLRRLREDDVLSFGRDEEESFGELVA from the coding sequence ATGAACACACTGCACAGCAACAACTCCAGCGCAGTAGTCACGCGTCTGCACGACGTCGTGGCAGCGCGCAACACCGAGAAGTCCGGTGCCGAAGGAAGCACCTCCCCGATCGGACGGGGGTGCACCCGTGGCGCCGGGCGTCAGCGCACGGCCTACATGACCGTGGTCGACGCACCGAAACCCGCGGTGGCGTACCGGGAGGGCACGGGGGAACGGCAGTCCCTGTCGGAGGCGGAGTTCACCGCCTACGTCCAGGAGCGCCGCGCCTCCCTGTACGCCACCGCGTATCACCTGACCGGTGACCGTTTCGAGGCCGAGGACCTGCTGCAGAGCGCGCTCTTCTCCACTTACCGCGCCTGGGACCGGATCAGTGACAAGGCGGCGGTCGGCGGCTACCTCCGCCGCACCATGACCAACCTGCACATCAGTGCCTGGCGCCGGCGCAAGCTCAACGAGTATCCGACCGAGCAGCTGCCGGAGACGGCGGGCGACACGGACGCGATGCGCGGCACCGAACTGCGCGCCGTGCTCTGGCAGGCGCTGGCCAGGCTGCCCGAACCGCAGCGCACCATGCTGGTGCTGCGGTACTACGAGGGTCGTACGGATCCCGAGATCGCAGAGATCCTCGACATCAGTGTCGGCACGGTGAAGTCCAGCATCTGGCGCTCCCTGCGCCGGCTGCGCGAGGACGACGTCCTCAGCTTCGGCCGTGACGAGGAGGAGTCCTTCGGCGAGTTGGTCGCCTGA
- the afsQ1 gene encoding two-component system response regulator AfsQ1 translates to MPFLLLIEDDDAIRTALELSLSRQGHRVATAATGEDGLKLLREQRPDLIVLDVMLPGIDGFEVCRRIRRTDQLPIILLTARSDDIDVVVGLESGADDYVVKPVQGRVLDARIRAVLRRGERESTDSAAFGSLVIDRSAMTVTKNGEDLQLTPTELRLLLELSRRPGQALSRQQLLRLVWEHDYLGDSRLVDACVQRLRAKVEDVPSSPTLIRTVRGVGYRLDTPQ, encoded by the coding sequence GTGCCTTTCCTGTTGCTGATCGAGGACGACGACGCCATCCGCACGGCTCTTGAGCTGTCTCTGTCACGCCAGGGGCACCGTGTGGCCACGGCGGCCACCGGCGAGGACGGATTGAAGCTGCTGCGCGAGCAGCGGCCCGATCTGATCGTGCTGGATGTGATGCTGCCCGGGATCGACGGATTCGAGGTGTGCCGGCGGATCAGACGGACCGACCAGCTGCCGATCATCCTGCTCACCGCGCGCAGCGACGACATCGATGTGGTGGTCGGACTGGAGTCCGGGGCCGACGACTACGTGGTCAAACCTGTGCAGGGCCGGGTGCTCGACGCCCGGATCCGTGCGGTGCTGCGCCGCGGCGAGCGCGAGTCCACCGACTCTGCGGCCTTCGGCAGTCTCGTCATCGACCGGTCCGCGATGACCGTGACCAAGAACGGCGAGGATCTCCAGCTCACCCCGACCGAACTGCGGCTGCTCCTCGAGCTCAGCCGCAGGCCTGGGCAGGCGCTGTCCAGGCAGCAGTTGCTGCGGCTTGTCTGGGAACACGACTACCTCGGTGACTCACGGCTGGTCGACGCCTGTGTCCAGCGGCTGCGTGCGAAGGTCGAGGACGTACCCTCGTCGCCGACCCTGATCCGTACCGTCCGCGGGGTCGGCTACCGGCTGGACACGCCTCAGTGA
- a CDS encoding ATP-binding protein → MKQSAAKTLGVALVGAAFAAAAAGSASAATVKATPDLAGTLDTVAGQLPSDSSASTLPAGAGESLAAGRTAMGSTVSQALPTPHMANPASGLLGGLPTGGVTRAALPGLGG, encoded by the coding sequence ATGAAGCAGTCTGCTGCCAAGACCCTCGGCGTCGCCCTCGTCGGTGCCGCCTTCGCCGCGGCCGCCGCGGGGTCCGCCTCGGCGGCCACCGTGAAGGCCACGCCGGACCTGGCCGGCACGCTGGACACCGTCGCCGGCCAGCTTCCCTCGGACAGCAGCGCGTCGACGCTGCCGGCCGGTGCCGGCGAATCCCTGGCGGCCGGGCGCACCGCCATGGGCAGCACCGTGTCCCAGGCGCTGCCCACTCCCCACATGGCCAACCCCGCCTCCGGCCTCCTCGGCGGACTGCCGACCGGTGGCGTGACCCGCGCCGCGCTGCCCGGCCTCGGCGGCTGA
- a CDS encoding VanZ family protein: protein MRQGIDGRSVIRSRVGGILLLAAHLLIVGWLTLRPLDVMWVTASNFTPFAGIRADLALGAFAATRRIGEGLLLLAPLGVLLPLAGGRLDVSPWASLARTVASGALISLAIELLQTGVPGQVVDVDSLLLNTVGVALAHAAVVPAARSRMRGRQAHTGRSVRPRRKAEGAPQGATPTIPRVGVAP from the coding sequence GTGCGTCAAGGAATCGACGGTCGCTCCGTCATCCGGTCCCGTGTCGGGGGGATACTCCTCCTCGCCGCGCATCTACTGATCGTCGGCTGGCTGACGCTGCGCCCGCTCGACGTGATGTGGGTGACCGCGTCGAACTTCACCCCGTTCGCCGGGATCAGGGCGGACCTCGCCCTGGGCGCCTTCGCGGCCACCCGCAGGATCGGCGAGGGACTGCTGCTGCTGGCGCCGCTCGGGGTGCTGCTGCCCCTGGCGGGCGGGCGGCTGGATGTCTCGCCCTGGGCCTCGCTGGCCCGTACGGTCGCGTCCGGCGCGCTGATCTCGCTGGCCATCGAGCTGCTGCAGACCGGGGTGCCCGGGCAGGTCGTCGATGTGGACTCGCTGCTGCTGAACACCGTCGGTGTGGCCCTGGCACACGCCGCCGTCGTACCGGCCGCGCGCTCCCGGATGCGGGGCAGGCAGGCGCACACCGGACGCAGCGTGCGCCCGCGGCGGAAGGCGGAAGGGGCCCCTCAGGGGGCGACCCCGACGATTCCCAGGGTCGGCGTCGCCCCGTAG
- the deoC gene encoding deoxyribose-phosphate aldolase produces MPTTVPPAFADATASDSALRRFLHGLPGVDAVGLEARAASLGTRSIKTTAKAHAIDLAISMIDLTTLEGADTPGKVRALAAKAVHPDPTDRSAPMTAAVCVYPDMAAVAREALHGADVKVASVATAFPAGRAALPVKLADVRDAVAAGADEIDMVIDRGAFLSGRYLSVFEEIQAVKAECVRPEGSAARLKVIFETGELSTYDNIRRASWIGMMAGADFIKTSTGKVAVNATPANTLLMLEAVRDYRAQTGIQIGVKPAGGIRSTKDAIKFLVLVNETVGEDWLDNHWFRFGASSLLNDLLMQRQKLSTGRYSGPDYVTVD; encoded by the coding sequence CCGACAGCGCGCTGCGCCGTTTCCTGCACGGGCTGCCCGGCGTGGACGCCGTTGGCCTCGAAGCGCGCGCCGCCTCCCTCGGCACCCGTTCGATCAAGACCACAGCGAAGGCCCACGCCATCGATCTGGCCATCTCGATGATCGACCTGACGACGCTCGAAGGCGCTGACACCCCGGGCAAGGTCCGGGCGCTGGCCGCGAAGGCCGTCCATCCCGACCCCACGGACCGCAGCGCACCGATGACGGCCGCGGTCTGTGTCTATCCGGACATGGCGGCGGTCGCCAGGGAAGCGCTGCACGGCGCCGATGTGAAGGTCGCGTCGGTCGCCACCGCCTTCCCGGCGGGCCGGGCCGCACTGCCGGTGAAGCTCGCCGATGTGCGGGACGCCGTGGCGGCGGGCGCCGACGAGATCGACATGGTGATCGACCGCGGCGCGTTCCTTTCCGGCCGGTACCTGTCGGTCTTCGAGGAGATCCAGGCCGTCAAGGCGGAGTGCGTACGTCCTGAGGGCAGCGCCGCCCGGCTGAAGGTGATCTTCGAGACCGGCGAGCTGTCGACGTACGACAACATCCGCCGCGCCTCCTGGATCGGCATGATGGCCGGCGCCGACTTCATCAAGACCTCGACCGGCAAGGTCGCGGTCAACGCCACACCCGCCAACACCCTGCTGATGCTGGAGGCGGTGCGCGACTACCGTGCGCAGACCGGCATCCAGATCGGTGTGAAGCCCGCGGGCGGCATCCGCAGCACCAAGGACGCGATCAAGTTCCTGGTGCTGGTCAACGAGACCGTCGGCGAGGACTGGCTGGACAACCACTGGTTCCGCTTCGGCGCCTCCAGCCTGCTGAACGACCTGCTGATGCAGCGGCAGAAGCTCAGCACCGGCCGCTACTCCGGCCCCGACTATGTGACGGTGGACTGA
- a CDS encoding adenosine deaminase produces the protein MTSQTTQSPTTNQISRAPKVLLHDHLDGGLRPGTIIELARAAGYEALPETDADKLGIWFRAAADSGSLERYLETFAHTCAVMQTREALVRVAAECAEDLAEDGVVYAEIRYAPEQHLEGGLSLEEVVEAVNEGFREGERIARENGRRIRVGALLTAMRHAARALEIAELANSYRDLGVVGFDIAGAEAGFPPTRHLDAFEYLKRENNHFTIHAGEAFGLPSIWQALQWCGADRLGHGVRIIDDIEVADDGTVKLGRLASYVRDKRIPLELCPTSNLQTGAAASYADHPIGLLRKLHFRATVNTDNRLMSGTTMSREFESLVDVFDYTLDDMQWFTVNAMKSAFIPFDERLAMINEVIKPGYAELKSEWLFRQTAVTSGSTAATS, from the coding sequence ATGACGAGCCAGACCACGCAATCGCCCACCACGAACCAGATCAGCCGAGCGCCGAAGGTGCTGCTGCACGACCACCTCGACGGCGGTCTGCGCCCCGGCACCATCATCGAACTCGCCCGGGCGGCCGGCTACGAGGCCCTTCCGGAGACCGACGCGGACAAGCTCGGCATCTGGTTCCGGGCGGCGGCCGACTCCGGTTCGCTGGAGCGCTATCTGGAGACCTTCGCGCACACCTGTGCCGTCATGCAGACGCGTGAGGCGCTGGTGCGGGTCGCCGCCGAGTGCGCCGAGGACCTGGCGGAGGACGGTGTGGTGTACGCGGAGATCCGGTACGCCCCCGAGCAGCACCTGGAGGGCGGCCTCAGCCTCGAAGAGGTCGTCGAGGCCGTCAACGAGGGCTTCCGGGAGGGCGAGCGGATCGCCCGCGAGAACGGCCGCCGGATCCGCGTCGGTGCGCTGCTCACCGCCATGCGGCACGCCGCCAGGGCGCTGGAGATCGCCGAACTCGCGAACAGCTACCGCGATCTGGGCGTGGTCGGCTTCGACATCGCGGGCGCCGAGGCGGGCTTCCCGCCCACCAGGCACCTCGACGCCTTCGAGTACCTGAAGCGGGAGAACAACCACTTCACCATCCACGCGGGCGAGGCGTTCGGACTGCCGTCGATCTGGCAGGCGCTGCAGTGGTGCGGAGCCGACCGGCTCGGGCACGGGGTCCGTATCATCGACGACATCGAGGTGGCCGACGACGGCACCGTGAAGCTGGGTCGCCTCGCGTCGTATGTCCGGGACAAGCGCATTCCGCTGGAGCTCTGCCCGACGTCCAACCTGCAGACCGGCGCCGCCGCCTCCTACGCCGACCACCCGATCGGGCTGCTCAGGAAGCTGCACTTCCGGGCCACCGTGAACACCGACAACCGCCTGATGTCCGGCACCACGATGAGCCGTGAATTCGAGTCCCTGGTCGATGTGTTCGACTACACGCTCGACGACATGCAGTGGTTCACCGTCAATGCGATGAAATCAGCGTTCATTCCTTTCGATGAACGGCTGGCCATGATCAACGAGGTCATCAAGCCCGGCTACGCCGAACTGAAGTCCGAGTGGCTGTTCCGCCAGACCGCTGTGACCAGTGGTTCCACGGCTGCGACGAGCTGA
- a CDS encoding alpha/beta hydrolase has product MAQQAPGLPEARLGRAVGADGAQSAVSGVVLLLPDGAPLSTRRPSPLPYASLQPLARRLARAGRGDGLAAHVVRYRFHGWNGTDAHLAEDAAWGVDEVMRRYGDVPVCLAGHGMGGRAALHAAGHRAVTSVFAMAPWLPEDDRAAVPEPVRQLVGRQVLIVHGTTDSRSDPELSYRLAERAKKTNHDICRFEVHSDGHALRQHRAEVVALASDFVRGTLFSRAFARPVADAFAAPPPLGLRMPLAAGFGRTLGR; this is encoded by the coding sequence ATGGCACAGCAAGCACCAGGCCTGCCGGAAGCGCGGCTGGGACGGGCAGTTGGGGCAGACGGCGCGCAGTCGGCGGTCAGCGGCGTGGTGCTGCTGCTGCCCGACGGCGCCCCGCTCTCCACCCGCCGCCCCTCCCCCCTCCCGTACGCCTCCCTGCAGCCCCTGGCCCGCAGACTGGCCCGCGCCGGACGCGGCGACGGCCTTGCGGCCCATGTCGTCCGCTACCGGTTCCACGGGTGGAACGGCACCGACGCGCATCTCGCCGAGGACGCGGCCTGGGGGGTGGACGAGGTGATGCGGCGCTACGGTGACGTGCCCGTCTGCCTGGCCGGCCACGGCATGGGCGGCCGTGCGGCCCTGCACGCGGCCGGCCACCGGGCCGTCACCTCCGTCTTCGCGATGGCCCCCTGGCTCCCCGAGGACGACAGGGCTGCCGTGCCCGAACCGGTGAGACAACTGGTCGGCCGTCAGGTCCTGATCGTGCACGGCACGACCGACTCCCGCTCGGACCCCGAACTCTCCTACCGTCTCGCCGAACGTGCCAAGAAGACCAACCACGACATCTGCCGCTTCGAGGTGCACTCGGACGGGCATGCGCTGCGCCAGCACCGGGCCGAAGTGGTGGCCCTCGCATCGGACTTCGTGCGGGGCACGCTCTTCTCCAGGGCCTTCGCCAGACCGGTGGCCGACGCGTTCGCGGCCCCGCCGCCGCTGGGCCTGCGCATGCCACTGGCAGCCGGCTTCGGGCGCACGCTCGGCCGGTAG
- a CDS encoding aldehyde dehydrogenase family protein, which produces MSDGRLNVFKTYKLYVGGKFPRSESGRVYEVTDSKGNWLANAPQSSRKDARDAVVAARKAFGGWSGATAYNRGQVLYRIAEMLEGRRDQFVREVADAEGLSRPKAAAAVDAAIDRWVWYAGWTDKIGQIAGGANPVAGPFFNLSSPEPTGVVTVLAPQDSSFLGLVSVVAPVIATGNTAVVIASEKSPLPALSLGEVLATSDLPGGVVNVLSGRTAEIAAPLAAHQDVNAIDLTGADAGLAVELEIAAADNLKRVLRPQPVDFFAGPGTHRLTAFLETKTVWHPTGALGVSGSSY; this is translated from the coding sequence ATGTCTGACGGACGACTGAATGTCTTCAAGACCTACAAGCTGTACGTCGGGGGCAAGTTCCCCCGTTCCGAAAGCGGGCGGGTGTACGAGGTGACCGACTCCAAGGGCAACTGGCTGGCCAACGCGCCCCAGTCGTCCCGCAAGGACGCGCGGGACGCGGTCGTCGCGGCGCGCAAGGCGTTCGGCGGCTGGTCGGGGGCCACGGCGTACAACCGCGGCCAGGTGCTCTACCGCATCGCCGAAATGCTGGAGGGCCGCCGCGACCAGTTCGTGCGCGAAGTGGCGGACGCCGAAGGCCTGTCCAGGCCGAAGGCGGCGGCAGCGGTGGACGCGGCGATCGACCGCTGGGTCTGGTACGCGGGCTGGACCGACAAGATCGGCCAGATCGCTGGCGGGGCCAATCCGGTGGCCGGGCCGTTCTTCAATCTGTCGTCCCCCGAACCCACCGGCGTCGTCACGGTCCTCGCACCGCAGGACTCGTCGTTCCTCGGCCTGGTCTCCGTCGTCGCCCCGGTGATCGCCACCGGGAACACGGCGGTGGTGATCGCCTCCGAGAAGTCCCCGCTGCCCGCGCTCTCGCTCGGCGAGGTGCTCGCCACGTCGGACCTGCCTGGCGGTGTCGTCAATGTGCTGTCGGGGAGGACCGCTGAGATCGCGGCGCCGCTCGCCGCGCACCAGGACGTCAACGCGATCGATCTCACCGGCGCTGACGCCGGGCTGGCCGTCGAGCTGGAGATCGCAGCGGCCGACAACCTGAAGCGGGTGCTGCGTCCACAGCCGGTGGATTTCTTCGCCGGCCCCGGCACGCACCGGCTGACGGCGTTCCTGGAGACGAAGACGGTCTGGCACCCGACCGGTGCGCTGGGTGTGTCCGGCTCGTCGTACTGA
- a CDS encoding PspC domain-containing protein: MSALARPREGRVLGGVCAALARRFGTSATTMRVIFVVSCLLPGPQFLLYLVLWIVLPDEEKASAAW; this comes from the coding sequence ATGTCCGCACTTGCCCGCCCCCGTGAAGGCCGCGTCCTCGGTGGAGTGTGCGCAGCGCTGGCACGGCGCTTCGGCACCTCTGCGACGACGATGCGAGTCATCTTCGTGGTCTCGTGTCTGCTGCCGGGACCGCAGTTCCTGCTCTACCTGGTGCTGTGGATCGTGCTGCCCGACGAGGAGAAGGCGTCGGCCGCCTGGTAG